One window of the Endomicrobium proavitum genome contains the following:
- a CDS encoding glycosyltransferase, with the protein MIKVCYIITKLELGGAQKVALYTAENLEKDTFEDFLITGSGGILDDEAAKKLKVFKVPSLVREISPIKDLRALLKIRKILKKEKPELVHTHSSKAGILGRIAAKLAGVKTIVHTIHGYGFNETQKWYVKYLYIYIEKFCTLFTDKLIVVAKEDMDKGLRYKIAKENKFTLIRAGIDTHYYKTFNPNPDFRKTLADENTKIITTIGPFKPQKNLQDFIKAAGLVCKSVDNVKFFIVGDGDLRPELEKLIADLNLTDKIILLGWRTDIAEILYASDVFAMTSLWEGLPRTILEAMCCSKPVVANAVDGVKEVIREGKNGFKVNPHNYQYTAEKIIYLLQNPTVVNAMGKSAKHSITKEYDINHMVKQHEDLYRKLLQHYLMVCELIDEKAQKKHKRKKRIVITVCAAALIAAFYTYTPYPVAYFLRGAFHITDYKLPADYANLKKNVIFYRDIDYKSNFPNGNLDIIAPKSDPNGKTIFWVHGGGYVGDDNKKIEHYMVQLANSSFTVISINYAFAPEHAFPVQLKQIEQAYCFIKENAAKYGINTDKMYFGGDSAGAQLVAQFINIQTNPIYADMLNEYLENIKLNAVVDVNTLHGAILFCGPYDLKDLIDPPKGTLALPFKQIGKAYFGTTDENNVYVILSNVTTRLSKHFPPVFITDGNTSSFEYQAKKLEDALKQKGVYVQGVFYPKTDEELKHEYQFEITTKYAQNTYNYLIEFLNRKK; encoded by the coding sequence ATGATAAAAGTCTGCTACATAATAACCAAACTTGAGCTTGGCGGCGCGCAAAAAGTTGCGCTTTACACCGCTGAAAATTTAGAAAAAGACACCTTTGAAGATTTTCTTATAACAGGCTCAGGCGGTATTTTAGACGACGAGGCGGCAAAAAAGTTAAAAGTTTTTAAAGTGCCGAGTTTAGTAAGAGAAATATCTCCTATTAAAGATTTGCGCGCATTGCTTAAAATAAGAAAAATATTAAAAAAAGAAAAACCTGAATTAGTTCACACGCATTCTTCAAAAGCGGGAATTTTAGGAAGAATAGCAGCTAAACTTGCCGGCGTTAAAACAATCGTCCACACAATTCACGGGTATGGTTTTAACGAAACTCAAAAGTGGTATGTGAAATATCTATACATATATATAGAAAAGTTTTGCACTTTATTTACCGACAAACTGATAGTTGTAGCTAAAGAAGATATGGATAAAGGGTTGCGCTACAAAATTGCAAAAGAAAATAAATTTACCTTAATACGCGCCGGCATAGACACGCATTATTATAAAACTTTTAATCCAAACCCCGATTTTAGAAAAACTCTCGCCGATGAAAATACAAAAATAATAACCACTATCGGACCGTTTAAACCTCAAAAAAATTTACAAGACTTTATTAAAGCCGCAGGCTTGGTATGCAAATCCGTCGACAATGTTAAATTTTTTATAGTCGGCGACGGAGATTTAAGACCGGAACTTGAAAAATTAATAGCAGATTTAAATTTAACAGATAAAATAATACTTCTCGGCTGGCGCACGGATATTGCCGAAATTCTTTACGCAAGCGATGTGTTTGCCATGACGTCTCTCTGGGAAGGGCTGCCACGCACAATTTTAGAGGCTATGTGCTGCTCTAAACCGGTAGTTGCAAATGCCGTTGACGGCGTGAAAGAAGTTATTCGCGAAGGCAAAAACGGTTTTAAAGTTAATCCTCACAATTATCAATATACCGCTGAAAAAATAATTTACCTTCTGCAAAACCCGACTGTTGTAAACGCTATGGGAAAATCAGCAAAACATTCTATTACAAAAGAATACGATATTAATCATATGGTTAAACAGCATGAAGATTTATACCGCAAACTTCTTCAGCACTATCTTATGGTGTGCGAACTTATTGACGAGAAGGCGCAAAAAAAACATAAAAGAAAGAAAAGAATTGTTATTACTGTTTGCGCAGCCGCTTTAATAGCCGCTTTTTACACATATACGCCATACCCCGTTGCGTATTTTTTAAGAGGGGCGTTTCACATTACAGATTATAAACTTCCCGCAGATTACGCCAACCTTAAAAAGAATGTAATTTTTTACAGAGATATAGATTATAAATCAAACTTCCCAAACGGAAATCTTGATATAATTGCTCCGAAAAGCGACCCCAACGGAAAAACAATTTTTTGGGTTCACGGCGGAGGATACGTAGGCGACGATAATAAAAAAATTGAACATTACATGGTGCAACTTGCAAACAGCAGTTTTACGGTTATAAGCATCAACTACGCTTTTGCTCCGGAACACGCCTTTCCGGTTCAGTTAAAACAAATTGAGCAAGCTTACTGTTTTATAAAAGAAAATGCGGCTAAATACGGAATTAACACGGATAAAATGTATTTCGGCGGGGATTCCGCCGGCGCGCAGCTTGTGGCGCAGTTTATCAATATACAAACTAATCCGATATACGCAGATATGTTAAATGAATATTTGGAAAATATTAAATTAAATGCCGTCGTTGACGTAAACACTCTGCACGGAGCAATTCTTTTTTGCGGCCCTTACGATCTTAAAGATTTAATAGATCCTCCCAAGGGAACGCTTGCTCTTCCGTTTAAGCAAATCGGCAAAGCGTATTTCGGCACCACCGACGAAAATAATGTTTACGTTATTTTAAGCAACGTTACAACAAGACTTTCTAAACATTTTCCGCCGGTGTTTATTACCGACGGAAACACAAGCTCTTTTGAATATCAAGCAAAAAAACTTGAAGATGCGTTAAAACAGAAAGGCGTTTACGTGCAAGGTGTTTTCTATCCAAAAACCGATGAAGAACTAAAACACGAATATCAATTTGAAATAACTACAAAATACGCCCAAAATACTTATAACTATCTTATTGAATTTTTAAACAGAAAAAAATAA
- a CDS encoding alpha/beta hydrolase, whose translation MKKILVIISALIVFAAGFYFFTPYPAVWLVKHAFSLTKYTPPENYSEIKSNVIFHRNINYNSAYPNGKLDIIQPKNGKNDKVILWVHGGGYVGDDKKKIEHYMAMLANSGFTVVSINYALAPKDHYPVQLKQIEEAYNFIKENAATYDFNVNKIYFGGDSAGAQLVAQFINIETNPDYGAKINSNIKNMQINAVVNRKTIMGVILFCGPYNLREFLNPPPDAMKLPYKQIGWAYFGTKNVNDINVKLSNITNKLSSNYPPVFITDGNTNSFEAQAKKLEAALKENGIYVRGIYYPKSDAILEHEYQFYMNTEYAKNTYKQLLQFLNRKK comes from the coding sequence ATGAAAAAAATACTTGTAATTATCTCAGCCCTTATAGTTTTTGCCGCCGGATTTTATTTTTTCACGCCGTATCCAGCGGTATGGCTTGTTAAGCATGCTTTCAGTTTAACAAAATACACTCCGCCCGAAAATTATTCAGAAATTAAAAGCAACGTTATATTCCACAGAAATATAAATTACAACTCGGCGTATCCTAACGGAAAGCTTGATATTATACAGCCTAAAAACGGCAAGAATGATAAAGTTATCTTGTGGGTGCACGGCGGGGGATACGTAGGCGATGATAAAAAGAAAATAGAACATTATATGGCAATGCTTGCAAACAGCGGTTTTACCGTCGTAAGCATAAATTACGCGCTTGCTCCGAAAGATCACTACCCTGTTCAGCTCAAACAAATTGAAGAAGCTTATAATTTTATAAAAGAAAACGCCGCAACATACGATTTTAACGTAAATAAAATATACTTCGGCGGAGATTCCGCCGGCGCGCAGCTTGTGGCGCAGTTTATTAATATAGAAACAAATCCGGATTACGGCGCAAAAATAAACAGTAATATAAAAAATATGCAAATCAACGCCGTAGTAAATAGAAAAACTATTATGGGCGTAATACTTTTTTGCGGTCCTTACAATTTAAGAGAATTTTTAAACCCGCCGCCTGACGCCATGAAGCTTCCATACAAACAAATCGGCTGGGCGTATTTCGGCACAAAAAATGTTAACGATATAAACGTAAAGCTCAGCAACATTACAAATAAGCTTTCTTCAAATTATCCGCCGGTATTTATTACCGACGGAAACACAAATTCTTTTGAAGCGCAGGCAAAAAAACTTGAAGCGGCGTTAAAAGAAAACGGAATCTATGTAAGAGGCATATATTATCCCAAAAGCGACGCAATATTAGAGCACGAATATCAGTTTTATATGAACACCGAATACGCTAAAAACACATATAAACAATTACTGCAGTTTTTAAATCGTAAAAAATAA
- a CDS encoding EamA family transporter, producing MGYLIGVTLLWAFSFSLIGEYLGGLDSYFAVFIRILFAAAVFAPFTKFLGVPSKLKLALLAIGAIQIGIMYLFLYHAYHFLSVPEILLFTIFTPLYVTLIYDILRKRFNPLYLISAAVAVLGAYIIRYENVSGGFLFGFLLIQIANILFALGQSGYKYIIEKYPDFKKNQMDIFGYFHFGALIATIAAFLLFGDFSKISATPVQWGVLIWLGVAASGVGYFLWNKGATLVDAGVLGIMNNALIPAGLLVNILFWNKIENYYTLTIGCAVLLFSIWLHYKIMKKTQR from the coding sequence GTGGGATATCTTATAGGCGTTACATTGCTTTGGGCGTTTTCTTTTAGTCTTATCGGCGAGTATTTGGGCGGGTTGGACAGTTATTTTGCTGTGTTTATCCGCATACTTTTTGCGGCTGCCGTGTTTGCGCCTTTTACTAAATTTTTAGGCGTCCCTTCAAAATTAAAGCTTGCTTTGCTTGCAATAGGCGCAATACAAATAGGCATAATGTATTTATTTTTATATCATGCCTATCATTTTTTGAGCGTGCCGGAAATTTTGCTTTTTACAATATTTACTCCGTTGTATGTAACTCTTATTTATGATATTTTACGCAAGCGCTTTAACCCCCTCTATCTTATCAGCGCGGCTGTCGCCGTGTTGGGCGCATATATTATCCGTTATGAAAATGTAAGCGGCGGATTTTTATTCGGGTTTTTATTGATACAGATTGCAAATATTTTATTTGCGCTTGGGCAGAGCGGATATAAGTATATTATTGAAAAATATCCGGACTTTAAGAAAAATCAAATGGATATTTTCGGTTATTTTCATTTTGGCGCTTTAATAGCAACCATAGCGGCATTTTTGCTTTTCGGAGATTTTTCAAAGATATCGGCAACGCCGGTTCAGTGGGGCGTTTTAATATGGCTTGGCGTTGCGGCGTCGGGAGTTGGTTATTTTTTGTGGAACAAAGGCGCAACGCTTGTTGACGCCGGAGTTTTGGGAATTATGAATAACGCTTTGATTCCCGCAGGGCTTTTGGTAAATATTTTATTTTGGAATAAAATTGAAAATTACTACACGCTTACAATAGGCTGCGCGGTTCTTCTGTTTTCAATTTGGCTGCATTATAAAATTATGAAAAAAACGCAAAGGTAA
- the miaB gene encoding tRNA (N6-isopentenyl adenosine(37)-C2)-methylthiotransferase MiaB yields MKFFIETIGCQMNICDSDALSETLKSAGAIKVSALTDADIAIINTCSVRAQAEQKAYSWLGRAEEFKKENPHVKIAVIGCMAERIAPKIKRRFKSVNLIIGSKKIDNAAAKILQLETAKSQLPVNPGIEAVNFTTPDTVSYLTIMRGCDNYCSYCVVPFVRGREVSFDSEKIINDCKKLAANGAQEIMLLGQNVNSYKYNDVTFAKLLREIVKIKELKRLTFMTSHPKDLSDELIDAMANEPKIRKYIHLPMQSGSDKILNLMNRKYSYAHYKNLIKKLRDKVANINITSDIIVGFPGETEEDFLETLQAVEDIKFNALYIFKYSPRPNTKAAQMKDDVSLQEKKRRHNVILELAKRQNNNA; encoded by the coding sequence ATGAAATTTTTTATAGAAACCATAGGCTGTCAGATGAATATTTGCGATTCGGATGCTCTTTCGGAAACTCTTAAATCTGCCGGCGCTATCAAAGTTTCCGCTTTAACAGACGCCGACATAGCTATAATAAATACGTGTTCCGTTCGCGCGCAGGCAGAACAGAAAGCGTATTCGTGGCTTGGGCGCGCCGAAGAATTCAAAAAAGAAAATCCTCATGTAAAAATAGCCGTTATCGGTTGCATGGCAGAACGCATAGCGCCGAAAATAAAAAGACGTTTCAAGAGCGTAAATTTAATAATAGGCTCAAAAAAAATAGATAATGCCGCCGCGAAAATATTACAATTAGAAACTGCTAAAAGCCAATTGCCGGTTAACCCCGGTATAGAAGCTGTTAATTTTACGACGCCAGATACCGTAAGCTATTTGACAATTATGCGCGGCTGCGATAATTATTGCTCTTATTGCGTAGTCCCTTTTGTGCGCGGACGCGAAGTAAGTTTTGACAGCGAAAAAATTATAAACGATTGCAAAAAGTTAGCTGCAAACGGCGCTCAAGAAATAATGCTTTTAGGGCAAAACGTAAATTCATATAAATATAACGATGTTACGTTCGCAAAACTTTTGCGCGAAATAGTAAAAATTAAAGAGCTAAAACGGCTCACGTTTATGACAAGCCACCCTAAAGATTTAAGCGATGAATTAATAGACGCAATGGCAAACGAGCCTAAAATAAGAAAATACATTCACTTGCCTATGCAGTCGGGTTCCGACAAAATTCTAAACTTAATGAACAGAAAATATTCTTACGCGCATTATAAAAATCTTATAAAAAAATTAAGGGATAAAGTTGCGAATATAAACATTACATCAGACATTATAGTCGGCTTTCCGGGCGAAACAGAAGAAGATTTTTTGGAAACTTTACAAGCCGTGGAAGATATAAAATTCAACGCTCTGTATATTTTTAAATATTCTCCAAGACCAAACACAAAAGCCGCTCAAATGAAAGACGATGTTTCGCTGCAGGAGAAAAAAAGACGACATAATGTAATATTAGAACTGGCAAAGCGGCAAAATAATAACGCATAA
- the mutS gene encoding DNA mismatch repair protein MutS: MKKTSDALTPLMQQFWDIKAKYPGMILFFRLGDFYEMFGDDAIKASAALEVVLTQRAGTPMCGVPYHAVNSYIRKLINKGFKAAICEQLEEAGASKGIVKRGVTRVITPGTVLEDTLLESKENNFLMSVIFDETNLTAAFAAADISTGDFFTAQTNIGQIEAEIAKYNPGEIIFSLANIQNKKISAFISKLKKPISEVNDNYFNLDNSKSIIEEVFKTQALKSFGLNQKETIAACGAVLEYIKETQPQSLSIFSQIKVLRNSDFMYLDGVAIKNLELLDSMSTGKSENSLLDVLDSTKTPMGARTIRQWLIKPLLDITKIKNRQTIVSFFIDNAQVRKDLIEKFKSISDIERITARISSGSASPRDITALKDSLIVANEIAAIIKSANALNIDIPENANIIKKISDFIVNEPPAALKDGNVIKNGVHAELDELRKLSTDTKTYISDLEAKERESSGINNLKIGYTSVFGYYIEITKANISLAPKHYIRKQTLTNCERYITEELKTLEEKILSAQEKTLRLESDIFNTLRQDLSLFTPDILKTSQIIAELDIFCGFASNALEYNYCKPEITDDKDLAIEEGRHPVVERILKQGEFVANDISFNQTSRVLILTGPNMSGKSTYLRQTALIAVMAQTGSFVPAKSAKIGLIDRIFTRIGAGDNLAGGESTFMVEMTETANILNQYTDRSLIILDEVGRGTSTYDGMSIAWAIIEYIADASKNANKGSKILFATHYFELTELADKLEGIKNFSVDVKEWNDDVVFLHKIKEGSADKSYGIHVAKIAGLPHEVIQKAYKILTKLEANPVEPGKHSGKDGQIDLFSSVKPQILVELEKLEPDNLSPIEAFNILRQWKEKYK, from the coding sequence ATGAAAAAAACTTCCGACGCTCTTACGCCGTTAATGCAGCAATTCTGGGATATTAAAGCTAAATACCCCGGAATGATACTTTTTTTCCGTCTGGGAGATTTCTATGAAATGTTCGGCGACGACGCAATTAAAGCATCGGCTGCTTTAGAAGTGGTTCTCACCCAAAGAGCCGGAACTCCCATGTGCGGCGTGCCGTACCACGCCGTAAACTCTTACATAAGAAAACTCATAAACAAAGGTTTTAAAGCGGCAATCTGCGAACAGCTTGAAGAAGCCGGCGCGTCAAAAGGCATAGTAAAACGCGGCGTTACAAGAGTTATCACTCCGGGAACCGTTTTGGAAGACACTCTTCTTGAATCAAAAGAAAATAATTTTTTAATGTCCGTTATATTTGACGAAACAAATCTTACGGCGGCTTTTGCGGCGGCAGATATTTCTACGGGCGATTTTTTTACAGCTCAAACAAACATCGGTCAAATTGAAGCTGAAATTGCAAAATACAACCCGGGAGAAATTATTTTCTCGTTGGCAAATATTCAAAATAAAAAAATATCCGCATTTATCTCAAAACTAAAAAAACCTATATCCGAAGTAAACGACAATTATTTTAATTTGGACAACTCAAAAAGTATTATTGAAGAAGTTTTTAAAACGCAAGCGTTAAAAAGTTTTGGACTTAACCAAAAAGAAACAATAGCAGCTTGCGGGGCAGTGCTGGAATACATCAAAGAAACGCAGCCTCAAAGCCTTTCAATTTTCTCTCAAATAAAAGTTTTAAGAAATTCAGATTTTATGTATTTAGACGGCGTTGCAATAAAAAATCTTGAGTTGTTGGATTCAATGTCCACCGGAAAATCGGAAAACTCGCTGCTTGACGTTTTAGATTCCACAAAAACCCCAATGGGCGCAAGAACCATAAGGCAATGGCTTATAAAGCCTCTTTTAGATATAACAAAAATTAAAAACAGACAAACAATAGTCAGCTTTTTTATAGACAACGCGCAGGTAAGAAAAGATTTAATTGAAAAATTTAAAAGTATTTCCGACATAGAAAGAATAACGGCAAGAATATCATCAGGCTCCGCAAGCCCAAGAGACATAACGGCGTTGAAAGATTCTTTAATTGTCGCCAACGAAATAGCCGCTATTATAAAATCTGCAAACGCGCTAAATATTGATATACCTGAAAACGCGAATATTATAAAAAAGATTTCCGATTTTATAGTTAACGAACCGCCTGCTGCGCTTAAAGACGGCAACGTTATTAAAAACGGCGTTCACGCAGAACTTGACGAATTAAGAAAACTTTCTACCGACACAAAAACTTATATATCCGATTTAGAAGCCAAAGAAAGAGAATCTTCCGGCATAAACAATTTAAAAATAGGATACACGTCGGTATTCGGCTACTACATAGAAATAACAAAAGCAAATATTTCGCTTGCGCCGAAGCATTACATAAGAAAACAAACTTTAACAAACTGCGAAAGATACATAACCGAAGAATTAAAAACGCTTGAAGAAAAAATCTTGTCTGCGCAAGAAAAAACTCTTCGTCTTGAAAGCGATATTTTCAACACTTTAAGACAAGATCTTTCTTTATTTACGCCGGACATATTAAAAACATCGCAAATAATTGCCGAGCTTGATATTTTCTGCGGCTTTGCCTCAAACGCTTTGGAATATAACTACTGCAAACCGGAAATTACAGACGATAAAGATCTTGCCATAGAAGAAGGCAGACACCCTGTTGTTGAGCGAATTTTAAAGCAAGGCGAGTTTGTCGCAAACGACATTTCATTTAACCAAACGTCAAGAGTTTTAATACTTACAGGGCCAAACATGTCCGGTAAATCAACATATTTAAGACAAACCGCGCTTATAGCCGTAATGGCTCAAACAGGTTCTTTTGTGCCGGCAAAAAGCGCAAAAATAGGTTTAATAGACAGAATTTTTACAAGAATCGGCGCGGGGGATAATCTCGCCGGCGGCGAATCTACTTTTATGGTTGAAATGACCGAAACCGCAAATATTTTAAATCAATACACCGACAGAAGTTTAATAATTCTTGACGAAGTCGGAAGGGGAACGTCCACTTACGACGGAATGTCTATAGCGTGGGCAATAATAGAATACATTGCCGATGCAAGTAAAAACGCAAACAAAGGCTCTAAAATTTTATTTGCCACGCATTATTTTGAACTTACCGAACTTGCGGACAAACTTGAAGGCATTAAAAATTTCAGCGTAGATGTTAAAGAATGGAATGACGACGTAGTATTTCTGCACAAAATAAAAGAAGGCAGCGCGGACAAATCTTACGGTATCCACGTCGCAAAAATAGCCGGACTTCCTCATGAAGTAATACAAAAAGCCTATAAAATTCTTACAAAGCTTGAAGCAAATCCGGTTGAACCCGGAAAGCACTCCGGCAAAGACGGGCAAATTGACCTTTTCTCTTCTGTCAAACCTCAAATTTTAGTAGAATTAGAAAAATTAGAACCCGACAACTTAAGCCCAATTGAAGCTTTTAATATTCTCAGGCAATGGAAAGAAAAATACAAATAA
- a CDS encoding PilZ domain-containing protein: MIEKRKSRRMPVIKFEEPVNLNIGGKKVPGVILDISADGIQLMTYANIPVGSEIFLELDTKFLKLKQLSGKVVWSHLKGDMYRTGINITYIDTLDAKLLNRIATDYNDCEKKIALGAPDVCSKKCSYCNLCAKTQKI, encoded by the coding sequence ATGATTGAAAAAAGAAAAAGCCGCAGAATGCCCGTAATAAAATTTGAAGAACCTGTAAATTTAAACATCGGCGGGAAAAAAGTTCCCGGAGTTATTCTTGATATTTCCGCAGACGGAATACAGCTTATGACATACGCCAATATTCCGGTAGGTTCGGAAATATTTTTAGAGTTAGACACAAAATTTCTTAAACTTAAACAGCTTTCGGGAAAAGTTGTTTGGTCGCACTTAAAAGGCGACATGTATCGCACCGGCATTAATATAACTTACATAGACACATTAGACGCAAAACTTTTAAACAGAATAGCCACCGACTATAACGACTGTGAAAAGAAAATTGCCCTTGGCGCGCCCGATGTGTGCAGTAAAAAATGTTCGTATTGCAATCTGTGCGCAAAGACGCAAAAAATTTAA
- the mutL gene encoding DNA mismatch repair endonuclease MutL encodes MINVLSQETINKIAAGEVVERPLNAVKELVENSLDACASSITVEISQAGKKLIRVSDNGFGMNKKDLELSILRHATSKIEDFNDLSHIQSLGFRGEALSSIAAVSNFEAMTRKKGESSGWKLSAAGGKKIKVSPWAGAQGTITEVKDLFFNTPARQKFLKSDATERSRIINSLEETALANYEISFKLLSENKTVFSTQQTNKKTERISDILGKDFAQTLKNVKAEHPKIFLDIYFTGRDNSLSNRKYQYFFVNSRPVNIPKWLSHCVFNAYKESIPHDKYPGFLIYAVIDPSDIDVNIHPTKREIKFADESGIYDLIYKTLKSALTTHSHPNINVISNQAVSSPIEGEEIAKQNGEGYAVNSTRLHSFAPAARQTFQSLNEPQKHYGIDKYATIFAKQENFSDNFDSNIKVLGQVFDTYIIAENAGELYIFDQHAAAERVRYEAYLAQMDNKTLKLQQMLLPENFELAVSIAELLKANLKLFNELGISVEEFGDNSFRVTAYPALLGNISIEHIIKKIIEDLEFEKNIEIEKKRDKIIRSACRVSIKAGDNVAPLEAKKLINDLFKCSHPFTCPHGRPTAYKLSQNDLEKFFKRK; translated from the coding sequence ATGATAAACGTATTGTCTCAGGAAACCATTAATAAAATAGCCGCCGGCGAAGTTGTTGAGCGCCCGCTTAACGCCGTTAAAGAGCTTGTAGAAAACTCTTTAGACGCCTGCGCTTCTTCAATTACGGTTGAAATTTCTCAAGCCGGTAAAAAACTTATACGAGTTTCCGACAATGGTTTCGGCATGAACAAAAAAGATTTGGAACTTTCAATTTTAAGACACGCTACAAGCAAAATTGAAGATTTTAACGACCTGTCGCACATACAGTCTTTAGGTTTCAGAGGCGAGGCGTTATCATCAATAGCGGCAGTGTCAAATTTTGAAGCGATGACAAGAAAAAAAGGCGAAAGTTCCGGCTGGAAACTTTCCGCAGCGGGCGGAAAAAAAATAAAAGTTTCTCCGTGGGCAGGCGCGCAAGGGACAATTACCGAAGTAAAAGATTTATTTTTCAACACTCCCGCAAGACAAAAATTTTTAAAAAGCGACGCTACGGAACGTTCAAGAATAATTAACTCTCTCGAAGAAACCGCGCTTGCAAACTATGAAATATCTTTTAAGCTTTTATCGGAAAATAAAACTGTTTTTTCAACGCAGCAGACAAATAAAAAAACAGAAAGAATTTCAGATATTTTAGGAAAAGATTTTGCTCAAACTTTAAAAAATGTAAAAGCGGAACACCCTAAAATATTTTTAGACATTTACTTTACGGGCAGGGACAACTCTCTTTCAAACCGTAAGTATCAATATTTTTTTGTAAATTCAAGACCTGTGAATATTCCAAAATGGTTAAGCCACTGCGTATTTAACGCGTATAAAGAATCAATTCCGCACGATAAATATCCCGGATTTTTAATTTACGCCGTAATTGACCCGTCTGATATAGATGTAAACATTCATCCTACAAAAAGAGAAATAAAATTTGCCGATGAAAGCGGCATTTACGATTTAATATATAAAACATTAAAAAGCGCTCTAACAACACACTCTCACCCAAATATAAATGTCATTTCAAATCAAGCCGTTTCCTCGCCCATTGAGGGAGAGGAAATTGCAAAGCAAAACGGTGAGGGGTATGCCGTTAATTCCACCCGTCTTCATAGCTTTGCCCCTGCAGCGCGGCAAACTTTCCAATCTCTAAACGAACCCCAAAAACATTACGGCATTGATAAATACGCCACAATTTTTGCAAAGCAGGAAAATTTCAGCGATAATTTTGACAGCAACATAAAAGTATTAGGTCAGGTTTTTGACACCTATATAATAGCGGAAAACGCCGGCGAGCTTTACATTTTTGACCAACACGCAGCCGCAGAACGCGTTCGTTACGAAGCCTATCTTGCCCAAATGGATAATAAAACCTTAAAACTACAGCAAATGCTTTTACCGGAAAATTTTGAGCTTGCGGTAAGCATTGCGGAACTTCTAAAAGCAAATTTAAAATTGTTTAACGAGCTTGGCATAAGCGTTGAAGAGTTCGGCGATAATTCTTTCAGAGTTACGGCATATCCGGCTCTTCTTGGCAACATTTCAATAGAACATATAATAAAAAAAATAATTGAAGATTTAGAGTTTGAAAAAAATATAGAAATAGAAAAAAAGAGAGATAAAATAATTCGCAGCGCCTGCCGCGTCAGCATAAAAGCCGGAGATAACGTAGCGCCTCTTGAAGCAAAGAAACTAATAAACGATTTATTTAAATGCAGCCATCCGTTTACCTGCCCGCACGGAAGACCAACGGCATACAAACTATCTCAAAACGATTTAGAGAAGTTTTTTAAGCGAAAATAA
- the miaA gene encoding tRNA (adenosine(37)-N6)-dimethylallyltransferase MiaA yields the protein MKKIIVISGPTASGKTKYAVEFCKKNNGEIISADSRQIYKYLDVGTNKEGQAGSGKQQGVSRNINNIAQYLTDIINPDKTYSAADFAKDADLKIKQISDSGKLPVIVGGTGLYIKALLYGLDNMPKADEKLREKLKNYSADELYRELLKLDPAAAEKNKKNPQRLLRALEINILSGKKVEEHIKPKSARYNFKHYTILIPNKTLYERINSRCAQMLKNGMIEETQKVLDMGFAANAPALSGIGYRNVIKYLNKEFSKTELLEEFSKDTRHYAKRQNTWFKAQPDTEILELPK from the coding sequence ATGAAAAAAATAATTGTAATATCCGGACCAACCGCTTCGGGAAAAACAAAGTATGCCGTTGAGTTTTGTAAAAAAAATAACGGTGAAATTATTTCCGCGGACTCGCGGCAAATTTACAAATATTTAGACGTCGGCACAAATAAAGAAGGGCAAGCAGGAAGCGGTAAGCAGCAAGGAGTAAGCAGAAATATCAATAATATTGCTCAGTACCTAACAGATATTATAAACCCCGACAAAACTTACAGCGCCGCAGATTTTGCAAAAGACGCAGATTTAAAAATAAAACAAATTTCAGACAGCGGAAAACTTCCCGTAATCGTTGGGGGGACAGGGCTTTACATAAAAGCTTTGCTTTACGGGCTTGACAACATGCCAAAAGCGGACGAAAAGCTTCGTGAAAAATTAAAAAATTATTCTGCCGACGAACTTTACAGGGAATTATTAAAATTAGACCCTGCGGCTGCCGAAAAAAACAAAAAAAACCCGCAAAGGCTTTTAAGAGCGTTGGAAATAAATATTTTATCCGGAAAAAAAGTCGAAGAGCATATTAAGCCGAAAAGCGCGCGCTACAATTTCAAGCATTATACAATTTTAATTCCGAATAAAACTTTATATGAACGCATAAACTCAAGGTGCGCGCAAATGCTTAAAAACGGAATGATTGAAGAGACGCAAAAAGTTTTAGACATGGGTTTTGCCGCAAATGCTCCGGCTTTAAGCGGCATAGGTTACAGAAATGTAATCAAATATCTAAATAAAGAATTTTCAAAAACAGAATTATTGGAAGAGTTTTCAAAAGATACCAGACATTACGCCAAACGTCAAAACACATGGTTTAAAGCGCAGCCTGACACTGAAATTTTAGAATTACCAAAATAA